ttcaaaaattatcaattttacgAATAAAACAATGTATATTAGAAATATGTAGTTTTTATACGATTCTCCTGACAcatttctgtataattttcgATCCACCAAACAATTTCGGTATATTCAAGtgattaaattttgttattgtgaaTGCTCGAAGATGGGCAAAAGGTTTTTATATCCTCTCGcagattaaaacaaaaataacaagttTATTAGGGTATTATTAAGAAAACTGAATTGTTCCACTTCATAtctttactaatttttttgaggTAAATTGTTTTGGACAGTCGTTTGGGCCTTACAGCCATAAACTCCTTCCAAAGAGGACCTTTGTTTCTCTAGTAACACCTCATCGGATTCTTCAgccttttatttttgatgtggCCTCTCGTGAGGCCATACTAGAGTTGTGGACCAAAATCGTTGCCCCTTTTTTGACAAGGCTGTCTGCTTCATCATTTCCTGGTACACCCTGGTGGCCTGgggttactttgtttttgttagctcgtaattttagagtttatacACACTCCCACATTAATTTGGATGTGTATTAAATAACTTTCAGGACCTTCAAGGCCTTTTTGATGTATAGACAGCCCATGATTGCGCTAGCTTCGAACCGTATGGGCACCAAAGGTTTTTGTTGACCTATGATTGGTGGTGGTTAATTACCACGTCGAATGGGGTATCTTTATGCAACATGCTATGTATTAGTCCATTGATTTGTCACGAGTTTCTAGCTTGATTAGCTCTAGAATCCTTAGGTGATCTGTCAGCTTTCCCAGCTTCAGTTTTGTCTTCTGGATTAGTCTGTAGACGTCGCTAAATGCCAATTTCTATGAGATGAAGACTTAGATTTAGAGAGATTAGCCTTTGAATCTTGTTTAGTTCTTTGCTATCTTCGCGAGATGATTTGTAgatgattttttcgaatttatttggGTATTGGGTGAAATAGGTTTTGAAGAAAACTAACATttcattatttactaaaaatttattgtaatttcatcaaaatgagaatatttaaaaacagtatcagtaaaattatttagaatacaAGGTATTTCAATTGTAGATAATTTAAAGAAGAATGAATtccatatttctttattatattttagaaaaaaacaagatttaaatCGTTCCaacacattaataataatttttttcgtaatactTTGTATTCCGTGAGTTTTAAAATCCAAAATaactaacctaaactaaatTTCAAAGCATTCCAAGatttctaaatgaaaaatacatttcatcaCAATTTGTATTGGTAAAAGATTCAATTTCTAGATTCAAAACCTATGTAGGGtagttgtttttatataaatttgaaaacaagtTTTGACATGACTGTAAAATGGCATTTCagtgaagaaaattataagaatGGGGTGAATTAAtcattaaaatctattttatacaGTAGGATTCATTATCACAGAAAAGTATTCACATATTTATGAAACGAATAAcgaattacattgaaaaattgtttttatttgtcacaCAGTAGgtggaaacaatttttttttacgcGAATGGGGTAAAGCGTATACGAGTTTGTTCCAAAACCATGGTTTTCCCCATTCCAAGTAAGTGTTGGTGTCAAGATAAGCTTTGAGATCGCCATCTAATTTACTCTCATCGATATCGCCGTATTTAATGACTATTAATCTAGCTCTGCCTTCGTTAATGGCATGCGTATGTGCTAAATAAAATTCCTTTTTACTCCAAACGCTATCTAGGAAATTATTAGAAAGAACAACTAAAGTTCTTTTAGAATTTAAAATCGAATAACGGATATTGGACATTATCGTCGATCCGGGAATCCAATCTCTGAAATGAACACAAGTTGAGAAGGGTTCAGGACCGGATTCTAAAGCGGGTAGAAGATAATCGGTAACGAGTCTTTCGTCCTGTCGGGcaaaactaacgaaaatatcATATTTCTTATCTTCATCTAATTCATCTTCTGCTACAAACCATAAACAACAATTTCTGGAATATAACCAAATTTTAATTTCCATTCTGTAAGATATGTAACACCCCAGCGAAATCACTAAAAATACTAGGAATACAACGGTTAGCAGGACGCTTAATTTAAATGCAAAAGAGTAGCGACAAAGGTCGCTTTTTTCTACTAGAGGTGTTCCGTCGTTAAAACATAAAACTTCATTGGAATTCacctgaaataaacaaaaaaaaaaaattgatttatctcgAGCTTGtgacttttaattaaaaaactatttatattatGTGAATAACAGTTTTGTTTGTCGATAAATCACTTCTTAACACATCTTTAGCACaactagaaacattttttcgaaaatattcctCTCTCAAGAAGAAATCTTCGTATGCCAAGTCTGGATTATACGACGGATCTTATTCGTTTCCAAGAATTCGTATATTTCATCAATAGTGTACGATTTAATTTTGTCCAAGAAGAATTTATTGTGTAGAGATAAATTCATTCTTAATAAGAATCATTTGCTGGCCTTCACACATCACTCAATGAGTCCTGAGCCTAACCAGCAAAATATAATCACTTATAGAAGTAATAAATTTCCTCTTTTAAATTCtttgtgaaataatttatcCTCCAGAGCCAGAAAGCACTGGAGCTAGGTGCTCAAAGAATTGGTAAGTATAATTCAAGGTTTCAACATTAAGATTATCTATggttttgttttgatttgagTCCTCCATTGAAGTCAGAAGATGTAAGTACAATTATTGAGGTATAAGATTGGATCTCACTGCGAAACTTACCAATTTGTAGtgggatttcaaaaaattttgtaaatctgTTGCCGAACATTCGCATTCCCAAGGATTATCAGCCAAATTCATCGATATTAACTTTGTTGTTTCATTAAATATTCCAACGTCAAGGTTATACAAGTTGTTACCATTTAGTTTGAGAAtctaaaatgtaaaaatcttttgTGAAAACACTTCAAAACGTATTTTAGTACAGGAATTTGTCAATATTACGAACATAAATCAGTcagaatatctaaaaaaatagattttttcaaaataaatattcgatTTAAAAGAAAGCTGTAAGATCCGTATTCAAGAATCACAAACGCGCAGtacattttggaaatttaatattttcatatatcaaaTTAACTGTTGTCAACAgctttttctataattaataaattcgaAAGCTTCTTAAGTTGGAATTATTAATGCCGTAAAAAATTGGTAGTATTCACAAAAAAACTATACAAAGTGATATTTCGGAAAGTACagtaaataactaaaaaaaatatggtagcagatctaaatattttgaaactatgAACTACAAATCGAGTCGTGGAAGATTGAGTTCTTCTTATGGATAGAGCTGATGGTAGATATCTTAAATGTGAATGCAAAACTTCTTCGACAAAGATACTCTGAACAGGAAAATTGAATCCACTTGAATTTAAACAAACATGAGGCTTAAAGACAACACCAGGCTATTCTCGAAAATGTTCAGAAggatttcaaaaattagttgttactgaatcaaataaattctgACTGGAACTGAAATATGGATATTGAGGATAATATTGTTGGAAATTGGACCAAAAAATCCTGCTTCATACTGTGAGAAACAATAAATAGTCGAGAGAATcgattcataatatttatattgcaGAAGAACTATATACAACTCACAATTTTGAACATGTTTGAATAGGGAACAGCATATgatctattttttaattagatacCCACCTCTATACCTCTTGGAATccatttaatattttccaaattattattcGATAGAATCAAGTTTTGTACATTGTCATATCCTAATTCTGGACTTGGGCTATCGACGATTttatttccattcaattttACTTCCAATTTTGTCGTATTGATGTTTATTTTGGGAAAGTATGTAAGATTCCTCATAGCACAATCTACTTCTACAAATTTAGTGTACGGTCTCCAAAAACAGTCGCATTCTAAAGGACAATTAATACCGATGATCATACAGTTTACGTCTTGTGGATAAACGTCAACGATTCTTTTACTATTATTTCGACAAAGTGAGTCTCCCACTAATATTTCAATACTGTTTTcaataactaaaaattaaaattaattgaatttggtttataattgatataataaatttatatctaCTATATAATCGACCCGATTGTAAATATAGTAAAAACTATGCCTAAAGAAGGTAAAggattaattatatatttaaaagagAAATTCCACAAACTcacagagaaaaaaattaactggaGGATACGAAAACTGAAttgaattttctagaaaactataaatctaaatattacGAAGACTTGCTGAgagagaaatactttattgtcgaaaaattgtctacaatttgtgaaaaaaatacaagcaactaaaaaaataattttgaatataaaatatacacaagaaaactacttttgaaaatgtttatatgaaaaattaactaTACAACAATCCTTCAACATttactattattaaaattaaagattAGAAGGCGTTTTCTAGTAAATATGCTTGCAAATTATTACaaaagatgttatagatttgatttcaattgacaaATGATTGTGCAGTTTTTTGCGTTGTAagatattgagcccttaaccaATTCAGAACTTTGAGTAAATAGGTTAAAGTCGTGTTTCGCGTTCCTAAGGGGATAGTTTTATAATGATTCTTCTAAAATTGAAGAAGCTCTCCGTTTAAAGCGAGTAAATAcccaaaagaaacaaaatggaACCTAGTACTGAACCTTGAgacactccacattctattggatTGCAAGAAGTCATCGTTGtatcaatatttacaaattgaCTTCTGCTGGTGAGGTATAACTTAAACCATACGAGAGGTGTCATAATAATGTCATACAAAGCTTTGGAATGtaccaattatttttgttatatgtttTGTTATAACAAGGAAACCTGACGTGTCAATTTTTGTAGGAACTGATTCACGTTCTGGTTAGATTTTACCTCAACTTCATTTGGTTTAATTTAACTTAAACTAATTCAAACTTACGTGGATCTAATTgattatggaaatattttattagatcGAAATTTTGACAATCACATGGTAGAGAATTTTCTCTTAAATCCAGAATGACTTTATTCATTCTTTCTGTTATAAGATCGAAACGTTCTTCTaaactttcttttaaaattgtttcaacGCCGATAAAATCaacttcttctattttattatttttcaaatcaattatttcgatgTCTGAGAATACTGTACTTGCTATTTCGGCAAGctgaaacatgaaaaaaaaataattagttggCAATTAAGTATACTTAAACGTTAAATTaatctttatatataaaagttcTCACCTGAATGCTTTCTATTTTATTGGAGCTTAAATCAATTTGTTTCACACTCTGCATGGTAATAAAGAGGGAAGGGAAAGTTTCAATCTGGTTGTTTTTCAAAACGATATTCTCCAAAGCTTCGCAACCTACAAACGGACTCGCCTCGTAATAATATTCATGCCTATATAAGTTATTGGAAAGGTCTATCGATTTTAAATTCTGTAGATTTTCAAAAGCCTCGATGTGGATACTTTTAATTCTGTTATTCTTAAGGGATAAAGTAACTAAGTTGGCAGTGTTGCCAAACAAACTTTCAGTAATTGTACTCAAATTATTGTCATTCAATTTCAACGTTTGCAATTCAACGagatcaataaatatttgatcgGGAAGTGCACTAATTGAATTTTCACTTAAATCGAGAATTTCCAATTTAGTCAATCCCGCTAAAAACAAGGgtggaattatttttatttcgttatttcCTAATAGTATCTCGCGTATATTTTTGGTATCTTTAAATAATTGCTCCGGTAGATTACTGATTCGACAGTATTTTAAATTGATAGTTTTCAACTGTGATAAGTTGACGAATAGTTCATTGTGTAGTTCTAAATAGGGATTATAACTTAGTAGAATtgtatctaattttttattattattgaatatggTTTTGTTCAATTGTCTCAggttattaaaattgaaatttacatCGCGCAACATTTTCAAATCTGCAAAACTATCTTCGTCTATGGAAGATATACTATTGGAACTAAGATCCAGCGATTCTAAGtattttaaattcttaaaatCTTCTGTTTCCAACTTATGTATATCGTTTCCCCATAAATGAAGTTCTTTTAGCTCTTTGGATACCGTTAATTTAGGTATTTTAGTGATACGACTCTCAgttatatgtaaaatttttagatttgcaggaaaattgaaatttgtaagttttgaaatttcactatttcctaaattgaattgagttaatttatgaaaattgtccAATACATCGTTATCTATTTGATTTTCTATAGAATCTAAAGTTAGCTCTTCTATTTCTGAATAACCATCAAacgtatttttatcaaaagaagtATTTCCTCGAATCGGCGTATTGaacaaaatcagttttttaatacttcTTATATCgaatttctttaataaaattgataaacgaTCCGGTAATGGACACAATCTAATTCTAACCAATGTTGTGGTATTTCCGGATTTATAATTTGGAAGTTCCAAGTTTTTGTCATTTTCGCAATcgagatgaaaatatttgtacGGAACTCCGTGTATCAAAACGTTCTGGCATTGATATTCGTACTCGTCATGGGAGTGTATACACAAACAGCGtggatttttattattattacattcaTTAAACATTGTCGTTACCAATGTCACGTGATATAATACACCGAAGATTCCATAGAACTTCATAATctgtaaaaataagaaaataagtGTGAATACAATGGAAATAACTAGACCAGTTTCCCGATCATTTTGTAAGTATGTAATTTTCCGTTTCCTTCAGACCCTTTCGGGTGTTGGATTAGGAACGAGCGCCCTTTCTACCGTCCATTATATATTCTTTACTTTTAGTTGCATcccaaaatttctatttttgtatcaaatcgTTTCAAATCTGAAGACAATGAAGAAAACCCATTCTCGATCCGATCTAATCCAGCAGATCGAGAATGTTTTGTCTAAAATGATCTAATTTTCCTGGTCTAAAGTGAATTAGTCTCAAAATGACATGGAAATGAGTCAAACCCAAATATGAATGGGGTTGAAGAAGATAATAAAAGATAGGAGGCTCTGTATTAGGAGgttattttcattccatttaaattatttaaaagttacGAAATAGAAGAAACACTCCATTTAAGTTGAAAAACCTGAGAGCAGCATTCATGtggaacaaacaaaaatagaaactaGAAGCGTAAAAGTCAGGCTCCACGTCCCTTTTTTGAAATTGGAggagcgtgcttacgaattaggcaaatttacttttgtaattgtaaatacgctcaaattgagtcgcaccacacgtatcCCAGAAaggatgcgactcaataagacttttaaggaggtggataagttcagttcttcgttcaactgatctcagcgcaaaacaggaggaacttaattttcaaaaaatggttCACAACAAGCCTAAACTTAACTGAAACTTTGGTATCATTCATAGTAAACTcgatttttgaacaaaatttcaaatactaaGAAGCTATAGAAAAGTAAAATGGAAACTTCAATTTAATGGATAAAGATCAGAAGGTTTTAAGatggaaaaagagaaaaatcaaGAGGGTAGTCAAAGTGCAACTATTGTTGATACTAACattgatttaaatattgaaaaatgttaagGAACAGACGAGACAACTATAAATGAACTTGAGATACCTCAACATGCCAATAAACTTCGTTATTATCGaagaaaatcatataaatatgGAAGCgataacaaaaatgataaagatgtagaaaaactgaaagggtaaattgaaatagaaaaagcataaacgagaaaaataaaaaatcatattaataacaaaagataaagaaatatttgatataacaaTGTTAAATTAGAAGAAGATATCAAAGAAAGTAGAACTGAGTGTATATGATACAACAAGAGTTTCAAAACTTACATTTGGGGTAACTAAATAGAAGGAGAATTTATGAGAAACCACGTAcgacaagaaacaaaaaaagcaAATAAGAGTTTGAGTATTTAACGCGAATTAAATAAGGTTAACATGGAAAGTAAGATGTATAGGAGACCAAGAAAAACATGGAAACAAGGCGATAGATCAAATTGAAACAGGACAGGAAAATTAGGAGGAAATGGGTAAATGGATAATAATTATCCGACGTCCTAgaaatgagaaaagaaaaaatgataagaatGATTCGATCAAAATtacactaaaatattttcaaaatacttttcgGTCCTGAACtggaattattttaaattttgtatataatacaAATTAATCTAAGTATCAAACAAAATACGAATGTTATTGCTTTACTAACTAATGTTTGTTTTGACATCGAAATTTAGTAAAAACTATGTTTGACTTTTTATGAAAGGTCAGTCGTCGTTGAAGTAAGTCAATAAAATTCTTTTGTACATCCTGACGTTcccatgtatatttttcaattatattactGCCGAAATGCAGATTCGAGTATTCTttagagagaaaaaaaataatgaaaaaagacTCACCAGCAAATTTTACTATATCCACAACACAATTATACGAATATGAATATACACGAAGCGAAATAAAAGAACAGTGATTACAAATTCACTACACAAAATTCCTTGTTTCAAATTCTGAAAAcacttttaaattgaaaaataaaatgaactaCCTTCTACATAAAATCTCTGGTGAATAGATTAAAAGGTAGGAGAAGCTTTATAGTAAAAGACCAATAGAGAATATTTACAGGTAACAACGGTAGGTACTAATCCTTTGAATGGATTATATCTTAATGTCCTGAAACTTGTTTTGGGAATTTCCCAAAATATATACAGTTAACGTTCTGTTTTACTGGAAACaggtaaaataaatataacaatttttgccTGTTTTGTCAGTATTTAACTTTCCAAAAGTTTTagcaaaatttcatattattaaaacCAACTTGATCCTTGagatatttatcacaaaaaatatcaataattatgaGTTCGGCTGTTAGataaagctataaatgataaaaaaggtctaaaataatcaaagtaaaatctatagttttattttataaactcaAATAAAACTACGATTAATTTCATAGATgatttctacatatttttgagatgtgaaaatctt
The window above is part of the Diorhabda sublineata isolate icDioSubl1.1 chromosome 3, icDioSubl1.1, whole genome shotgun sequence genome. Proteins encoded here:
- the LOC130441183 gene encoding protein toll-like, whose product is MKFYGIFGVLYHVTLVTTMFNECNNNKNPRCLCIHSHDEYEYQCQNVLIHGVPYKYFHLDCENDKNLELPNYKSGNTTTLVRIRLCPLPDRLSILLKKFDIRSIKKLILFNTPIRGNTSFDKNTFDGYSEIEELTLDSIENQIDNDVLDNFHKLTQFNLGNSEISKLTNFNFPANLKILHITESRITKIPKLTVSKELKELHLWGNDIHKLETEDFKNLKYLESLDLSSNSISSIDEDSFADLKMLRDVNFNFNNLRQLNKTIFNNNKKLDTILLSYNPYLELHNELFVNLSQLKTINLKYCRISNLPEQLFKDTKNIREILLGNNEIKIIPPLFLAGLTKLEILDLSENSISALPDQIFIDLVELQTLKLNDNNLSTITESLFGNTANLVTLSLKNNRIKSIHIEAFENLQNLKSIDLSNNLYRHEYYYEASPFVGCEALENIVLKNNQIETFPSLFITMQSVKQIDLSSNKIESIQLAEIASTVFSDIEIIDLKNNKIEEVDFIGVETILKESLEERFDLITERMNKVILDLRENSLPCDCQNFDLIKYFHNQLDPLIENSIEILVGDSLCRNNSKRIVDVYPQDVNCMIIGINCPLECDCFWRPYTKFVEVDCAMRNLTYFPKININTTKLEVKLNGNKIVDSPSPELGYDNVQNLILSNNNLENIKWIPRGIEILKLNGNNLYNLDVGIFNETTKLISMNLADNPWECECSATDLQNFLKSHYKLVNSNEVLCFNDGTPLVEKSDLCRYSFAFKLSVLLTVVFLVFLVISLGCYISYRMEIKIWLYSRNCCLWFVAEDELDEDKKYDIFVSFARQDERLVTDYLLPALESGPEPFSTCVHFRDWIPGSTIMSNIRYSILNSKRTLVVLSNNFLDSVWSKKEFYLAHTHAINEGRARLIVIKYGDIDESKLDGDLKAYLDTNTYLEWGKPWFWNKLVYALPHSRKKKLFPPTV